In Mycolicibacterium alvei, a single window of DNA contains:
- the topA gene encoding type I DNA topoisomerase codes for MAGDSGSGSKGNVRRLVIVESPTKARKIAGYLGSNYVVESSRGHIRDLPRNAADVPAKYKSEPWARLGVNVDDNFEPLYIVSPEKKSTVTELKDLLKGVDELYLATDGDREGEAIAWHLLETLKPKVPVRRMVFHEITEPAIRAAAENPRDLDIALVDAQETRRILDRLYGYEVSPVLWKKVAPKLSAGRVQSVATRIIVQRERERMAFRSAGYWDVTAELDASVSDASAAPPKFTAKLNTVDGRRVAAGRDFDSLGQLRKPDEVLVLDEASAGALAAGLRGAQLAVSSVEQKPYTRKPYAPFMTSTLQQEAARKLRFSSERTMSIAQRLYENGYITYMRTDSTTLSESAINAARNQAGQLYGSEYVHPTPRQYTRKVKNAQEAHEAIRPAGDVFQTPGQLHAQLDTDEFRLYELIWQRTVASQMADARGTTLSLRIAGTAGGGEQVVFNASGRTITFAGFLKAYVESLDEQAGGEADDAESRLPNLTQGQRVDAADLTADGHTTSPPARYTEASLIKSLEELGIGRPSTYSSIIKTIQDRGYVVKKGSALVPSWVAFAVVGLLEQHFGRLVDYDFTAAMEDELDEIANGQEQRTNWLSNFYFGGDHGVEGSIARAGGLKHLVGGNLEGIDAREVNSIKLFDDEEGRAVVVRVGRNGPYLERMIADPDNPGELKPQRANLKDELTPDELTLELAEKAFATPQEGRVLGIDPVSGHEIVAKDGRFGPYVTEILPAPEEGPDDGAAGTPAKKGKKPTGPKPRTGSLLRTMDLETVTLDDALKLLSLPRVVGVDPANNEEITAQNGRYGPYLKRGTDSRSLATEEQMFTITLDEALKIYAEPKRRGRQAAAAPPLRELGIDPASDKPMVIKDGRFGPYVTDGETNASLRKGDDVASITDERASELLADRRARGPVKKAAKKAPAKKAAAKKTAAKKAPAKKAAAKKA; via the coding sequence TTGGCTGGCGATAGCGGCAGCGGTAGCAAGGGGAACGTCCGGCGACTCGTCATTGTCGAGTCGCCGACCAAGGCGCGCAAGATAGCCGGCTACCTGGGCTCCAATTATGTGGTCGAATCTTCCCGCGGGCACATTCGTGACCTGCCGCGTAATGCCGCTGACGTGCCCGCCAAGTACAAGTCCGAGCCATGGGCGCGCCTCGGGGTCAATGTCGACGACAACTTCGAACCGCTCTACATCGTCAGCCCGGAGAAGAAGAGCACCGTCACCGAGCTCAAAGACCTGCTCAAGGGCGTCGACGAGCTCTATCTCGCGACGGACGGTGACCGCGAGGGTGAGGCGATCGCCTGGCATCTCCTGGAGACACTCAAGCCCAAGGTGCCGGTCCGGCGGATGGTGTTCCACGAGATCACCGAACCCGCCATCCGCGCCGCCGCGGAAAACCCCCGTGACCTGGACATCGCCCTGGTCGACGCGCAGGAAACCCGACGCATCCTCGACCGCCTCTACGGCTACGAGGTCTCGCCCGTGCTGTGGAAGAAGGTCGCGCCGAAGCTGTCCGCAGGCCGGGTGCAGTCGGTGGCCACGCGCATCATCGTGCAGCGTGAGCGGGAGCGCATGGCGTTCCGCAGCGCCGGGTACTGGGACGTCACCGCCGAACTCGACGCGTCCGTTTCCGACGCCAGTGCTGCGCCGCCCAAGTTCACCGCCAAGCTGAACACCGTCGACGGCCGCCGGGTCGCCGCCGGTCGTGACTTCGACTCGCTGGGCCAGCTGCGCAAGCCCGATGAGGTGCTGGTGCTCGACGAGGCCAGCGCCGGGGCACTGGCCGCCGGTCTGCGCGGCGCTCAGTTGGCCGTCAGCTCCGTCGAACAGAAGCCCTACACGCGCAAGCCCTATGCGCCGTTCATGACCTCCACGCTGCAGCAGGAAGCCGCCCGCAAGCTGCGGTTCTCCTCGGAGCGCACCATGAGCATCGCGCAGCGCCTGTACGAGAACGGCTACATCACCTACATGCGTACCGACTCCACGACGCTGTCGGAGTCGGCAATCAACGCTGCGCGCAACCAGGCGGGCCAGTTGTACGGCTCGGAGTACGTGCACCCGACGCCGCGGCAGTACACCCGCAAGGTCAAGAACGCCCAGGAGGCGCACGAGGCGATCCGCCCCGCCGGTGACGTGTTCCAGACCCCGGGCCAGCTGCATGCGCAGCTCGACACCGACGAGTTCCGGCTCTACGAGCTGATCTGGCAGCGCACCGTGGCCTCGCAGATGGCCGACGCGCGCGGCACGACGCTGTCGCTGCGTATCGCCGGGACCGCGGGGGGCGGCGAACAGGTCGTCTTCAACGCGTCCGGCCGCACCATTACGTTCGCCGGCTTCCTGAAGGCCTACGTCGAGAGCCTCGACGAGCAGGCAGGTGGTGAGGCCGACGACGCCGAGAGCCGGCTGCCGAACCTGACCCAGGGCCAGCGCGTCGACGCCGCCGACCTGACCGCCGACGGACACACCACCAGCCCGCCGGCCCGCTACACCGAGGCCTCGCTGATCAAGTCCCTCGAAGAACTCGGTATCGGCCGTCCGTCGACCTACAGCTCGATCATCAAGACCATCCAGGACCGCGGTTACGTGGTGAAGAAGGGCAGTGCGCTGGTCCCGTCGTGGGTCGCGTTCGCCGTGGTCGGCCTGCTGGAGCAGCACTTCGGCCGGTTGGTCGATTACGACTTCACCGCGGCCATGGAGGACGAGCTCGACGAGATCGCCAACGGCCAGGAACAGCGCACCAACTGGCTGTCGAATTTCTACTTCGGCGGTGACCACGGCGTCGAAGGCTCGATCGCGCGCGCCGGTGGGCTCAAGCATCTCGTCGGCGGGAACCTCGAGGGTATCGACGCCCGAGAAGTCAACTCCATCAAGCTCTTTGACGACGAAGAAGGCCGCGCAGTGGTGGTCCGGGTGGGCCGCAACGGTCCGTACCTGGAGCGGATGATCGCCGATCCGGACAATCCGGGTGAGCTCAAGCCGCAGCGCGCCAACCTCAAGGACGAGCTGACCCCTGACGAGCTGACGCTGGAGTTGGCCGAAAAGGCCTTCGCCACACCGCAAGAGGGCCGGGTGCTGGGTATCGATCCGGTGTCCGGACACGAAATCGTCGCCAAGGACGGACGATTCGGCCCCTATGTCACCGAGATCCTCCCGGCTCCCGAGGAAGGTCCCGACGACGGCGCAGCGGGGACGCCGGCCAAGAAGGGTAAGAAGCCGACCGGACCCAAGCCGCGCACCGGATCGTTGTTGCGCACCATGGATCTGGAGACGGTGACCCTTGACGACGCGCTCAAGCTGCTGTCGTTGCCGCGGGTGGTCGGGGTCGACCCGGCGAACAACGAGGAGATCACCGCGCAGAACGGTCGATACGGCCCATATCTGAAGCGCGGCACCGACTCTCGTTCGCTGGCCACCGAGGAGCAGATGTTCACCATCACCCTCGACGAGGCACTCAAGATCTACGCCGAGCCGAAACGCCGTGGGCGTCAGGCCGCTGCGGCCCCGCCGCTGCGTGAGCTGGGCATCGATCCGGCTTCGGACAAGCCGATGGTGATCAAGGACGGGCGATTCGGCCCTTACGTCACCGACGGTGAGACCAACGCCAGCCTGCGCAAGGGCGATGACGTCGCCTCGATCACCGACGAGCGGGCCTCGGAACTGTTGGCCGATCGCCGGGCCCGCGGGCCGGTGAAGAAGGCCGCGAAGAAGGCGCCGGCGAAGAAGGCTGCCGCCAAGAAGACCGCTGCCAAGAAGGCTCCGGCCAAGAAGGCCGCTGCAAAGAAGGCCTGA
- a CDS encoding adenylate/guanylate cyclase domain-containing protein, whose translation MTAEAIPTRRINAFVRWVARTPWPVFTLGMLQADIIGALFVLGFLRFGLPPEDRIQLQDLPVLNLAIFLTYLFVSFTVGAYLALRLLIPVIRWQRRDTLLTKSDPAITELARVRALKMPFYRTLISVTNWLLGSIVFIVASWPVASKSAPVVLVATALGATATAIIGYLQSERVLRPVAVAALRGGVPENFRAPGVILRQVLTWVLSTGVPVLAIVLALVASKFSILTASADRLNTPLLLLAVAALVIGLSGTVLVAMSIADPLRQLRWALGEVQRGNYNAHMQIYDASELGLLQAGFNDMVRELAERQRLRDLFGRYVGEDVARRALERGTELGGQERDVAVLFVDLVGSTRLASTIPAGDVVNLLNEFFRVIVDTVNRHGGFVNKFQGDAALAIFGAPIEHPDASGGALAASRELHDELLSVLGTDTEFGIGVSAGRAIAGHIGAQARFEYTVIGDPVNEAARLTELAKLEEGHVLASAIAVSGALDAEALSWDVGETVELRGRTAPTQLARPMNLVLPKDLERDVTDSDVST comes from the coding sequence GTGACCGCGGAGGCAATACCCACGAGGCGAATCAACGCATTCGTCCGGTGGGTGGCCCGTACCCCGTGGCCGGTATTCACGCTGGGCATGTTGCAGGCCGACATCATCGGGGCGCTGTTCGTGCTGGGGTTCCTTCGCTTCGGCCTGCCACCCGAGGACCGCATCCAGCTCCAGGACCTGCCGGTGCTCAACCTGGCGATCTTCCTGACGTATCTGTTCGTGTCGTTCACCGTCGGCGCCTACCTGGCCCTGCGGCTGCTGATCCCGGTGATCCGGTGGCAGCGCCGCGACACACTGCTGACCAAATCCGACCCGGCCATCACCGAACTGGCGCGCGTTCGGGCGCTGAAGATGCCCTTCTACCGCACCCTGATCAGCGTCACGAACTGGTTGCTGGGCTCGATCGTGTTCATCGTGGCCAGCTGGCCGGTGGCCAGCAAGTCCGCTCCCGTGGTGCTCGTCGCCACCGCGCTGGGGGCGACCGCGACCGCGATCATCGGCTACCTGCAATCCGAGCGGGTGCTGCGGCCGGTCGCGGTGGCCGCGCTGCGCGGCGGGGTTCCGGAGAACTTCCGGGCCCCCGGGGTGATCCTGCGTCAGGTGCTGACCTGGGTTCTCTCGACGGGCGTGCCGGTCCTGGCCATCGTCCTGGCCCTGGTGGCCAGCAAGTTCTCGATCCTGACCGCATCCGCGGACCGGCTGAACACCCCGCTGTTGCTGCTCGCCGTGGCCGCGCTGGTGATCGGACTGTCCGGCACCGTGCTGGTGGCGATGTCGATCGCCGACCCGCTGCGCCAGCTGCGCTGGGCGCTGGGAGAGGTGCAGCGCGGCAACTACAACGCGCATATGCAGATCTACGACGCCAGCGAGCTGGGTCTGCTGCAGGCCGGATTCAACGACATGGTGCGCGAGCTGGCCGAGCGGCAACGGCTGCGTGACCTGTTCGGCCGCTATGTCGGTGAGGACGTGGCCCGGCGCGCCCTGGAACGCGGCACCGAACTAGGTGGCCAGGAGCGGGACGTGGCGGTGCTGTTCGTGGACCTGGTGGGTTCGACGCGGCTGGCGTCGACGATCCCGGCCGGCGACGTCGTCAACCTGCTCAACGAGTTCTTCCGCGTCATCGTCGACACCGTCAATCGTCACGGCGGGTTCGTCAACAAGTTCCAGGGTGACGCGGCCCTGGCCATCTTCGGTGCCCCCATCGAGCATCCCGACGCCTCCGGCGGTGCGCTGGCGGCATCCCGTGAACTCCACGACGAGTTGCTCAGCGTGCTGGGGACCGATACCGAGTTCGGCATCGGAGTCTCGGCCGGCCGCGCGATCGCCGGCCATATCGGTGCTCAGGCCCGGTTCGAGTACACCGTGATCGGGGACCCGGTGAACGAGGCCGCGCGCCTCACCGAGCTCGCCAAGCTGGAGGAAGGCCACGTGCTGGCCTCGGCGATCGCCGTCAGCGGGGCACTGGACGCCGAGGCACTGAGCTGGGATGTCGGTGAGACCGTCGAACTGCGCGGTCGCACCGCGCCCACCCAACTGGCGCGTCCGATGAACCTGGTCCTGCCAAAGGATCTCGAGCGCGACGTCACCGACAGCGACGTCTCCACCTAA